A genomic region of Klebsiella sp. RIT-PI-d contains the following coding sequences:
- a CDS encoding aldo/keto reductase, whose translation MQYNMLGKTDLRVSRLCLGCMTFGEPDRGKHAWTLPEESSRPIIQRALEGGINFFDTANSYSDGSSEEIVGRALRDFARREDVVVATKVYHQVDSLAEGLSRDQILRSIDDSLRRLNMDYVDLLQIHRWDYNTPPEETLEALNEVVKAGKARYIGASSMHAEQFAGALALQKQHGWAPFVTMQDHYNLIYREEEREMLPLCYQEGVAVIPWSPLARGRLTRPWGETTARSVSDEFGSTLYSTTEDNDAQIAERLAGVAEETGATRAQVALAWLLSKPGVAAPIIGSSRQEQLNELLQAVDLTLTPEHIAELETPYQPHPVVGFK comes from the coding sequence ATGCAATACAACATGTTAGGAAAAACAGACCTCAGGGTTTCCCGCCTTTGCCTTGGCTGCATGACCTTCGGCGAACCGGATCGCGGCAAACATGCCTGGACCTTGCCGGAAGAAAGTAGCCGTCCGATTATTCAACGCGCGCTGGAAGGCGGCATCAATTTTTTCGATACCGCGAATAGTTATTCAGACGGAAGCAGTGAAGAGATCGTTGGACGTGCCCTGCGCGACTTTGCCCGTCGTGAAGACGTGGTTGTCGCCACCAAAGTGTATCACCAGGTCGACTCCCTCGCCGAAGGGCTATCCCGCGATCAGATCCTGCGTTCTATTGATGACAGTCTGCGTCGCCTGAACATGGACTACGTGGACTTACTGCAAATTCACCGCTGGGATTACAACACGCCGCCTGAAGAGACGCTGGAAGCGCTGAATGAGGTGGTGAAAGCAGGTAAAGCACGCTATATCGGCGCCTCTTCTATGCATGCAGAACAATTTGCCGGGGCGCTGGCGCTGCAAAAACAGCACGGCTGGGCACCGTTTGTGACCATGCAGGATCACTATAATCTTATCTATCGTGAAGAAGAGCGTGAAATGCTGCCGTTGTGCTATCAGGAAGGCGTGGCGGTGATCCCGTGGAGTCCGCTGGCCCGTGGTCGTCTGACCCGCCCGTGGGGAGAAACCACCGCGCGTTCCGTCTCTGATGAGTTTGGCAGCACGCTTTACAGCACCACGGAAGATAACGATGCGCAGATCGCTGAACGACTGGCTGGCGTGGCAGAAGAGACAGGTGCCACCCGGGCACAGGTTGCGCTGGCATGGTTACTGAGTAAGCCTGGCGTGGCCGCACCGATTATCGGCAGCTCGCGGCAGGAGCAGCTTAATGAGCTGTTACAGGCAGTCGATCTGACCCTCACCCCTGAACACATTGCTGAACTGGAAACACCGTATCAGCCCCACCCGGTGGTGGGTTTTAAATAA
- the thiL gene encoding thiamine-phosphate kinase, producing MACGEFSLIARYFDRVRSTRLDVETGIGDDCALLNIPEKQTLAISTDTLVCGTHFLADIDPADLAHKALAVNISDLAAMGADPAWLTLALTLPDVDEPWLAAFSDSLFEQLNYYDMQLIGGDTTRGPLSMTLGIHGYVPLGRALKRSGAKPGDGIYITGTPGDSAAGLAILQGRLEVDNEADAAYLVKRHLRPTPRVLHGQALRDRASAAIDISDGVISDLGHILKASGCGARLDLDALPLSEPMLRHATPDQALNWALAGGEDYELCFTVPERNRGALDVALKHLGTAFTCVGQIMPESEGLQFLREGSPVTFEGKGFDHFA from the coding sequence ATGGCATGCGGCGAATTTTCCCTGATTGCCCGTTATTTTGACCGCGTAAGAAGTACCCGTCTGGATGTAGAAACCGGTATCGGTGACGACTGCGCGCTGCTCAATATTCCTGAAAAACAGACGCTGGCGATCAGTACCGACACCCTGGTGTGCGGCACCCATTTTCTTGCTGATATCGATCCGGCCGATCTGGCGCACAAAGCGCTGGCGGTTAACATCAGCGATCTTGCCGCAATGGGTGCCGATCCGGCGTGGTTGACGCTGGCATTGACGTTACCGGATGTCGATGAGCCGTGGCTGGCGGCGTTTAGCGACAGTCTGTTCGAGCAACTCAATTACTATGATATGCAGCTGATCGGCGGCGACACGACCCGTGGTCCGCTGTCAATGACCCTGGGTATTCACGGTTATGTGCCGCTGGGACGCGCGCTCAAGCGCTCAGGCGCGAAACCCGGCGACGGGATTTATATCACTGGCACACCTGGTGATAGTGCAGCCGGGCTGGCGATTTTGCAGGGCCGGCTTGAGGTTGATAATGAGGCTGATGCAGCGTATCTGGTCAAACGCCATTTGCGCCCGACGCCTCGCGTACTGCACGGACAGGCGCTGCGCGACCGGGCCAGCGCGGCTATTGATATCTCTGACGGCGTGATCTCCGATCTCGGGCATATTTTGAAAGCCAGCGGCTGCGGCGCGCGCCTCGATTTGGATGCGCTTCCGCTCTCTGAGCCAATGCTGCGCCACGCAACGCCCGATCAGGCGCTGAATTGGGCGCTGGCGGGCGGAGAGGATTATGAATTGTGCTTTACCGTACCGGAACGTAACCGCGGCGCGCTGGACGTGGCGTTAAAGCATCTCGGCACGGCGTTTACCTGTGTCGGGCAAATTATGCCTGAAAGTGAGGGATTACAGTTTTTACGTGAAGGTAGCCCGGTCACGTTTGAGGGGAAAGGGTTCGATCATTTCGCCTGA